A single Comamonas sp. NLF-1-9 DNA region contains:
- a CDS encoding pilus assembly protein PilM, whose product MGSLFSRQPAPLLGIDISSSSAKLVELGRDKAGAWVLERCVIEPLEPGWISDGNIEKFDEVAEAVKRLVKKSGSRTRNVAMALPSSAVISKRITLPADLTDQEMEVQVESEANQYIPFSLDEVSLDFCVVGPSKNAPGDVDVLIAASRREKVQDREGLAEAAGLKPVVIDVESHAARLAASRLVQAMPNQGVDAVVALFEVGSMTTSMQVMRNEEVLYERDQGFGGAQLTQHIVRQYGFSLEEAEAKKRNDDLPEDYRSAVLQPFVEGMAQEIGRALQFFFTSTPYNRVDRILIAGGSAALHGLTDAVTAGTGFAASIVNPFEGMEIGSAVRVKKMAREAPGYLTACGLAMRRFLP is encoded by the coding sequence ATGGGGTCGTTGTTCAGTCGCCAGCCGGCCCCTTTGTTGGGCATAGACATCAGTTCTTCGAGCGCCAAGCTGGTTGAACTCGGGCGTGACAAGGCTGGTGCTTGGGTGCTCGAGCGCTGCGTGATCGAGCCCCTGGAGCCGGGCTGGATCTCGGACGGCAACATCGAAAAGTTCGATGAGGTCGCCGAAGCCGTCAAACGCCTGGTCAAGAAGAGCGGTTCACGTACCAGGAACGTGGCCATGGCCTTGCCTTCCTCGGCGGTGATTTCCAAGCGGATCACGCTGCCCGCGGACCTGACCGACCAGGAGATGGAGGTGCAGGTCGAGTCCGAGGCCAATCAGTACATTCCCTTCTCGCTCGATGAAGTCAGCCTGGATTTCTGCGTGGTCGGCCCGAGCAAGAATGCCCCGGGCGATGTGGACGTGCTGATTGCCGCGTCCCGGCGCGAGAAGGTGCAGGACCGCGAGGGCCTGGCCGAAGCCGCGGGCCTCAAGCCGGTGGTGATCGACGTCGAATCCCATGCGGCGCGCCTGGCCGCTTCGCGCCTGGTGCAGGCCATGCCCAACCAGGGCGTGGATGCGGTCGTGGCCTTGTTCGAGGTCGGCTCCATGACCACGAGCATGCAGGTCATGCGCAACGAAGAGGTCTTGTACGAGCGCGACCAGGGCTTCGGCGGCGCCCAGCTCACCCAGCACATCGTGCGCCAGTACGGCTTTTCGCTGGAAGAGGCCGAAGCCAAGAAGCGCAACGACGACCTGCCCGAGGACTACCGCAGCGCCGTGCTGCAGCCCTTTGTCGAAGGCATGGCGCAGGAGATCGGCCGCGCGCTGCAGTTTTTCTTCACGAGTACACCCTACAACCGGGTCGATCGCATCCTGATCGCCGGCGGCTCCGCCGCCCTGCATGGGCTGACCGATGCGGTGACCGCCGGGACCGGCTTTGCCGCCAGCATCGTCAACCCCTTTGAAGGCATGGAAATCGGCAGCGCCGTGCGCGTCAAGAAGATGGCGCGCGAGGCGCCCGGGTATCTGACGGCGTGCGGCCTGGCCATGCGGAGGTTTCTGCCGTGA
- a CDS encoding penicillin-binding protein 1A, whose translation MPSDPEHTRPPARQARAWRWLWRLLAWLAGLAAAGVLAAALLVAIGLAMAYPKLPDVSDLANYRPKLPLRVFSVEGALLGEFGEERRNLTPIPDIPKVMTDAVLAVEDARFFEHGGVDYKGVARAVLANLGRVKSQGASTITMQVARNVYLSSEKTFTRKIYELLLTFKLEHLLSKNQILEIYMNQIYLGNRAYGFAAAAEAYFGKPLKSITVAEAAMLAGLPKAPSAYNPISNPKRARARQLYIIDRMLENGFISAEQAREAKAEPLKLRSPGESRTRVHAEYVAEMARQMVYAQYGPDTYTRGLNVYTTLQAGEQDAAYKALRQGIMNYERRQHYRGPEAFVSLPEQADAAEDVIDDTLLNHPDNGEVLAAVVLQVEPKKVTVARPDGQVIEVSGDGLKPVQSGLAAKAPAEIKLRRGAVVRIVQTPKQSWEITQLPEVEGAFVAMDPRSGAIRALVGGFDFEKNKFNHVTQAWRQPGSSFKPFIYSAALEKGFTPSTMVDDAPLYFSAEQTGGKPWEPKNYDGKYDGPMPLRTGLAKSKNMVSIRVLQAIGPKTAQTWATHFGFEADKHPAYLTMALGAGSVTPLQMARAYSVFANGGHLVNPYLIARITDQQGNVLNEYQPPAADTLPQAISARNAFVMDSLLQEVARSGTAARAQATLKRPDLYGKTGTTNDEVDAWFAGFQPTLAAVTWIGYDTPRNLGSRETGGGLSLPVWIDFMQYALKSVPVTQPTVPPGVTNVGGEWYYDEYARGAGVASLLDGSGASEDATPVRPTSEERNRILDLFRN comes from the coding sequence ATGCCTTCGGACCCCGAGCACACCCGACCTCCCGCCCGCCAAGCCCGCGCATGGCGCTGGCTTTGGCGCCTGCTCGCCTGGCTGGCCGGCCTCGCCGCAGCAGGGGTGCTGGCGGCGGCGCTGCTGGTGGCCATTGGCCTGGCCATGGCCTACCCCAAGCTGCCGGACGTCTCTGACCTGGCCAACTACCGGCCCAAGCTGCCGCTGCGGGTGTTTTCCGTCGAAGGCGCGCTGCTGGGCGAGTTCGGCGAAGAGCGGCGCAACCTCACGCCCATTCCGGACATTCCCAAGGTCATGACCGATGCGGTGCTGGCCGTGGAGGACGCGCGCTTCTTCGAGCACGGCGGCGTCGACTACAAGGGCGTGGCGCGCGCGGTGCTGGCCAACCTGGGCCGCGTCAAGAGCCAGGGCGCATCCACCATCACCATGCAGGTGGCGCGCAACGTCTATCTGTCTTCGGAAAAGACCTTCACGCGCAAGATCTACGAGCTGCTGCTGACCTTCAAGCTCGAGCACCTGCTGAGCAAGAACCAGATCCTCGAGATCTACATGAACCAGATCTATCTGGGCAACCGCGCCTACGGCTTTGCGGCGGCCGCCGAGGCCTACTTCGGCAAACCGCTCAAGTCGATCACCGTCGCCGAGGCGGCGATGCTCGCCGGGCTGCCCAAGGCGCCGTCGGCCTACAACCCGATCAGCAACCCCAAGCGCGCCCGCGCACGCCAGCTCTACATCATCGACCGCATGCTGGAAAACGGCTTCATCAGCGCCGAGCAGGCGCGCGAGGCCAAGGCCGAACCGCTGAAGCTGCGCAGCCCCGGCGAGAGCCGCACCCGCGTGCACGCCGAGTACGTGGCCGAGATGGCGCGCCAGATGGTCTACGCGCAGTACGGCCCGGACACCTACACCCGCGGCCTGAACGTCTACACCACGCTGCAGGCGGGCGAGCAGGACGCGGCCTACAAGGCGCTGCGCCAGGGCATCATGAATTACGAGCGGCGCCAGCACTACCGCGGGCCCGAGGCCTTCGTCTCCCTGCCCGAGCAGGCCGATGCGGCGGAAGACGTGATCGACGACACCTTGCTGAACCACCCGGACAACGGCGAGGTGCTGGCCGCCGTGGTGCTGCAGGTCGAGCCGAAAAAGGTCACCGTGGCGCGCCCCGACGGCCAGGTGATCGAGGTCAGCGGCGACGGCCTCAAGCCGGTGCAGTCGGGGCTTGCGGCCAAGGCGCCCGCCGAGATCAAGCTGCGCCGTGGCGCGGTGGTGCGCATCGTGCAGACGCCCAAGCAGAGCTGGGAGATCACCCAGTTGCCCGAGGTCGAAGGCGCCTTTGTCGCGATGGATCCGCGCTCGGGGGCGATCCGCGCGCTGGTCGGCGGCTTCGACTTCGAGAAGAACAAGTTCAACCACGTCACGCAGGCCTGGCGCCAGCCTGGCTCCAGCTTCAAACCCTTCATCTATTCGGCGGCGCTGGAAAAAGGCTTCACCCCCTCGACCATGGTGGACGACGCGCCGCTGTACTTCAGCGCCGAGCAGACCGGCGGCAAGCCCTGGGAGCCGAAGAACTACGACGGCAAGTACGACGGCCCGATGCCGCTGCGCACCGGCCTGGCCAAGTCCAAGAACATGGTCTCGATCCGCGTGCTGCAGGCCATAGGCCCCAAGACCGCCCAGACCTGGGCGACGCATTTCGGCTTTGAGGCGGACAAGCACCCGGCCTACCTCACGATGGCGCTGGGCGCAGGCTCGGTCACGCCGCTGCAGATGGCCAGGGCCTATTCGGTGTTTGCCAATGGCGGGCACCTGGTCAACCCCTACCTGATCGCGCGCATCACCGACCAGCAGGGCAACGTGCTCAATGAATACCAGCCGCCGGCAGCCGACACCCTGCCCCAGGCGATCAGCGCGCGCAACGCCTTCGTGATGGACAGCCTGCTGCAGGAAGTCGCGCGCTCAGGCACGGCGGCGCGCGCCCAGGCCACGCTCAAGCGCCCCGACTTGTACGGCAAGACCGGCACCACCAACGACGAGGTGGACGCCTGGTTCGCCGGCTTTCAGCCGACGCTTGCGGCCGTCACCTGGATAGGCTACGACACCCCGCGCAACCTGGGCAGCCGCGAGACCGGGGGCGGCCTGTCGCTGCCGGTATGGATAGACTTCATGCAGTACGCGCTCAAGAGCGTGCCCGTGACCCAGCCCACGGTGCCGCCGGGCGTGACCAATGTCGGCGGCGAGTGGTATTACGACGAATACGCACGCGGCGCGGGTGTGGCCAGCCTGCTCGATGGCAGCGGCGCAAGCGAGGACGCGACCCCGGTGCGCCCCACGAGCGAGGAGCGCAACCGCATCCTCGACCTGTTTCGCAATTGA
- a CDS encoding lipoprotein, producing the protein MSPSRHASLAVRLSLLASSVALASCGQRGPLYLPAPETPAPATAATPVTAPASTAGPAPQTTQDAASARRKQP; encoded by the coding sequence ATGTCCCCTTCCCGGCACGCCTCCCTTGCCGTCCGCCTGAGCCTCCTGGCGAGCAGCGTGGCGCTTGCTTCCTGCGGGCAGCGCGGCCCGCTCTACCTGCCCGCGCCCGAAACGCCCGCCCCCGCCACCGCAGCCACGCCCGTCACCGCGCCCGCCAGCACGGCCGGGCCTGCCCCGCAGACCACGCAAGACGCGGCCTCCGCGCGCCGCAAGCAACCATGA
- the lysA gene encoding diaminopimelate decarboxylase, which translates to MNHAAPLPGHPHLHYRGGTLQLENVRLADLAQTYGTPLYVYSRAAMLDALAAYQRGFAGRRARICYAMKANSSLAVLQVFARAGCGFDIVSGGELQRVLAAGADPATVVFSGVGKTRGEMHQALQAGIACFNVESEAELEVLSAVAQALGTRAPVSIRVNPNVDAHTHPYISTGLKGNKFGIAHERVLATYRRAAQLPGLQVKGIDCHIGSQITEETPYLDAMDKVLDLVQAVEAQGTRLEHIDFGGGLGIDYQGDTPPAADALWAKLLAKVDQRGYGQRLLMVEPGRSLVGNAGVCLTEVLYLKPGEQKNFCIVDAAMNDLPRPMMYEAYHAIVPLDPSSSAPPQTYDVVGPICESGDWLGRERSLAVQPGDRLAVLSAGAYCSAMGSNYNTRARPAEVLVDGAQVHLIREREAISDIFRAERLLPDE; encoded by the coding sequence ATGAACCACGCCGCTCCCCTGCCCGGTCACCCGCACCTGCACTACCGAGGCGGCACGCTGCAGCTCGAAAACGTGCGCCTTGCCGACCTGGCGCAGACGTACGGCACGCCGCTGTACGTCTATTCGCGCGCAGCCATGCTCGACGCGCTGGCCGCCTACCAGCGCGGCTTTGCCGGCCGCCGCGCGCGCATCTGCTATGCGATGAAGGCCAACTCCTCGCTCGCCGTGCTGCAGGTCTTCGCGCGCGCCGGCTGTGGCTTCGACATCGTCTCGGGCGGCGAGCTGCAGCGCGTGCTCGCCGCCGGCGCCGATCCGGCCACGGTAGTGTTTTCCGGCGTCGGCAAGACGCGCGGCGAGATGCACCAGGCGCTGCAGGCGGGCATCGCCTGCTTCAACGTCGAGAGCGAAGCCGAACTCGAGGTGCTGAGCGCCGTGGCCCAGGCGCTGGGCACGCGCGCACCGGTGAGCATCCGCGTGAACCCGAACGTCGATGCCCACACCCATCCCTATATTTCCACCGGGCTCAAGGGCAACAAGTTCGGCATCGCGCACGAGCGGGTGCTGGCCACCTACCGGCGTGCGGCGCAACTGCCGGGCCTGCAGGTCAAGGGCATAGACTGCCACATCGGCTCGCAGATCACCGAAGAGACGCCTTACCTGGACGCCATGGACAAGGTGCTGGACCTGGTGCAGGCGGTGGAAGCCCAGGGCACGCGGCTCGAGCACATCGACTTCGGCGGCGGCCTGGGCATCGACTACCAGGGCGACACCCCGCCCGCAGCCGATGCGCTCTGGGCCAAGCTGCTGGCCAAGGTGGACCAGCGCGGTTACGGCCAGCGCCTGCTGATGGTCGAGCCCGGGCGCTCGCTGGTGGGCAACGCCGGCGTGTGTCTGACCGAGGTGCTCTACCTCAAGCCCGGCGAGCAGAAGAACTTCTGCATCGTCGATGCGGCGATGAATGATCTGCCGCGCCCCATGATGTACGAGGCCTACCACGCCATCGTGCCGCTGGACCCAAGCTCGTCCGCGCCACCCCAGACCTACGACGTGGTCGGCCCGATCTGCGAAAGCGGCGACTGGCTGGGACGCGAGCGCAGCCTGGCGGTGCAGCCTGGTGACCGGCTGGCGGTGCTGTCGGCCGGCGCCTACTGCAGCGCCATGGGCAGCAACTACAACACCCGCGCGCGTCCGGCCGAAGTGCTGGTCGATGGGGCGCAAGTCCACCTGATCCGCGAGCGCGAAGCGATCAGCGACATCTTCCGTGCCGAGCGCCTGCTGCCAGACGAATAA
- a CDS encoding sulfite oxidase heme-binding subunit YedZ, whose translation MAARQWQTLAGRALKPALFALCLLPALYLAWGAATDGLGANPAERLIRSSGDWTLRLLCATLAVTPLRRLLGWPALARVRRMLGLFSFSYACLHLLCYAVLDMGLEMPAIVRDVLQRPFILLGMAAYALLLLLWATSFAPVIRRLGGRSWQRLHRSIYLAALLALAHFFLMRAGKRDFAEVYAYGALLAVLLGARLLWWMRARRGAGSHAATLS comes from the coding sequence ATGGCGGCGCGCCAATGGCAGACGCTGGCAGGGCGCGCGCTCAAACCGGCGCTGTTTGCCCTGTGTCTGCTGCCCGCGCTCTATCTGGCCTGGGGCGCGGCGACCGATGGCCTGGGCGCCAACCCTGCCGAGCGCCTGATCCGCAGCAGCGGCGACTGGACGCTGCGCCTGCTCTGCGCCACGCTGGCCGTAACGCCTCTGCGCCGGCTGCTCGGCTGGCCGGCTCTGGCGCGGGTGCGCCGCATGCTCGGCCTCTTCAGCTTCAGCTATGCCTGTCTGCACCTGCTGTGCTATGCGGTGCTGGACATGGGGCTGGAGATGCCGGCCATCGTGCGCGACGTGCTGCAGCGCCCCTTCATCCTCCTGGGCATGGCCGCGTACGCGCTGCTGCTGCTCTTGTGGGCGACCTCGTTTGCCCCGGTGATCCGGCGCCTGGGCGGGCGCAGTTGGCAGCGGCTGCACCGCAGCATCTATCTGGCGGCGCTGCTGGCCCTGGCGCACTTCTTCCTGATGCGCGCGGGCAAGCGCGACTTTGCCGAGGTGTATGCCTATGGCGCGCTGCTGGCGGTGCTGCTGGGCGCGCGGCTGCTGTGGTGGATGCGTGCGCGCCGCGGCGCAGGCTCCCACGCCGCAACACTATCGTAA
- the msrP gene encoding protein-methionine-sulfoxide reductase catalytic subunit MsrP yields MLLLPQPGESTAIHPSEITPEPLYLRRRSWLRKAGTAGAGLALAQWLPAAQARQIAQEDLAPLKREPSKVDAAMTMEPITRFEDATGYNNFYEFGSGKTDPAEHAHRLRTRPWTVELGGLVHKPQTLDIDALLRLAPMQERIYRLRCVEGWSMVIPWVGYSLSALLARVQPMGSARYVQFETLADKASMPGVRSAILQWPYVEGLRLDEAMHPLTLLAFGMYGRVLAPQNGAPLRVVVPWKYGFKSAKSIVRIRLVEQQPATAWNVAAPQEYGFYSNVNPEVAHPRWSQATERRIGEGGLFAKRRTTLPFNGYANQVAGLYAGMDLKKYY; encoded by the coding sequence ATGTTGCTGCTGCCCCAGCCTGGCGAATCGACAGCCATCCATCCCAGCGAGATCACGCCCGAGCCGCTTTACCTGCGCCGGCGCTCCTGGCTGCGCAAGGCAGGCACGGCAGGCGCGGGGCTGGCGCTGGCGCAGTGGCTGCCCGCCGCTCAGGCGCGCCAGATCGCCCAGGAGGATCTGGCCCCGCTCAAGAGGGAACCCTCGAAGGTCGACGCGGCAATGACCATGGAGCCGATCACGCGCTTCGAGGATGCCACCGGCTACAACAATTTCTACGAATTCGGCTCCGGCAAGACCGATCCGGCAGAGCATGCGCACCGCCTGCGCACCCGGCCCTGGACGGTGGAGCTGGGCGGCCTGGTGCACAAGCCGCAGACGCTCGATATCGACGCGCTGCTGCGGCTTGCGCCTATGCAAGAGCGCATCTATCGCCTGCGCTGCGTCGAAGGCTGGTCCATGGTGATTCCCTGGGTCGGCTATTCGCTGTCGGCCTTGCTTGCGCGGGTGCAACCCATGGGCAGCGCGCGCTACGTGCAGTTCGAAACCCTGGCCGACAAGGCCAGCATGCCGGGCGTGCGCAGCGCCATCCTGCAGTGGCCTTATGTGGAGGGCCTGCGCCTGGACGAAGCCATGCACCCGCTGACGCTGTTGGCCTTCGGCATGTACGGGCGCGTGCTGGCGCCGCAAAACGGCGCGCCGCTGCGCGTGGTCGTGCCCTGGAAATATGGCTTCAAGAGCGCCAAAAGCATCGTGCGCATCCGTCTGGTGGAGCAGCAGCCGGCCACGGCCTGGAACGTCGCCGCCCCGCAGGAATACGGCTTTTATTCCAACGTCAACCCCGAGGTGGCGCACCCGCGCTGGAGCCAAGCCACTGAGCGGCGCATAGGCGAAGGGGGCTTGTTCGCCAAGCGCCGCACGACGCTGCCGTTCAACGGCTATGCCAACCAGGTCGCCGGGCTCTATGCGGGCATGGATCTGAAGAAATATTACTGA
- a CDS encoding cytochrome c, with protein MKLIASLLMSAALAVSSVSAIAADGPAKPDPAQGEASYTAVCAACHGADGNSMLPNTPSLAQQFPEYLAKQLHEFKSGKREDAVMQGMAATLDDAGILNVSAWLGAQKAKDGAAKNAELAAVGERIYRGGAQDRGVAACAGCHSPNGAGIPAQYPRLAGQHQDYTIKQLAEFRDGKRANSATMHDVAKYLTDREVQGLADYIAGLR; from the coding sequence ATGAAGCTGATTGCCTCCCTGCTGATGTCTGCCGCGCTGGCGGTTTCCTCGGTCAGCGCCATCGCCGCTGATGGCCCGGCCAAGCCCGACCCAGCCCAAGGGGAGGCCAGTTACACGGCGGTGTGCGCTGCCTGCCACGGGGCCGACGGCAATTCCATGCTGCCCAATACCCCCTCGCTGGCGCAGCAGTTTCCCGAGTACCTGGCCAAGCAGTTGCACGAGTTCAAGTCCGGCAAGCGCGAGGATGCGGTAATGCAAGGCATGGCCGCCACGCTGGACGATGCGGGCATTCTCAACGTCTCGGCCTGGCTCGGCGCGCAGAAGGCCAAGGACGGCGCTGCCAAGAATGCCGAGCTTGCAGCGGTGGGTGAGCGCATCTACCGCGGCGGCGCGCAAGACCGCGGCGTGGCCGCCTGCGCCGGCTGCCACAGCCCCAACGGCGCGGGCATTCCGGCGCAATACCCGCGCCTGGCCGGTCAGCATCAGGACTACACCATCAAGCAGCTGGCCGAGTTCCGTGACGGCAAGCGCGCCAACAGCGCGACCATGCACGACGTAGCCAAGTACCTGACCGACCGCGAGGTGCAAGGCCTGGCGGACTACATCGCCGGATTGCGCTGA
- the yihA gene encoding ribosome biogenesis GTP-binding protein YihA/YsxC: MPPSSPADTSSAAPVAIDGRAAMAWMHTARFFTTAAQLHQLPEVQVPEIAFVGRSNAGKSTAINTLAQQRQLAFASKKPGRTQHINLFALGRQGALEAVLADLPGYGYAAVSREDKLRWQRVMLNYLVQRKSLSAFVLLCDPRLGLTELDEALLDALRPRVQAGLKFLVLLTKADKLTRAQQAKALSITRLQAGGGEVRLFSALSKQGVEEVAQLLWQWTRPESNATATPESAPPAPPEEA; this comes from the coding sequence ATGCCGCCATCCAGCCCCGCCGACACCAGCAGCGCCGCGCCCGTCGCCATCGATGGCCGCGCCGCCATGGCCTGGATGCACACCGCCCGGTTTTTCACCACCGCCGCCCAGCTGCACCAGTTGCCCGAGGTGCAGGTGCCCGAGATCGCCTTCGTCGGCCGCTCCAACGCGGGCAAGTCCACAGCCATCAACACCCTGGCGCAGCAACGTCAACTGGCCTTCGCCTCCAAGAAGCCGGGGCGCACCCAGCACATCAACCTGTTTGCGCTCGGCCGCCAGGGCGCGCTGGAGGCGGTGCTCGCCGACCTGCCCGGCTATGGCTATGCGGCGGTATCGCGCGAGGACAAGCTGCGCTGGCAGCGCGTGATGCTCAACTACCTGGTGCAGCGCAAAAGCCTCAGCGCCTTCGTGCTGCTGTGCGACCCGCGCCTGGGCCTGACCGAGCTCGACGAAGCGCTGCTGGACGCGCTGCGACCGCGCGTGCAGGCGGGGCTGAAGTTTCTGGTGCTGCTCACCAAGGCCGACAAGCTCACGCGCGCGCAGCAGGCCAAGGCTTTGTCCATCACCCGGCTGCAGGCCGGCGGCGGCGAGGTGCGGCTGTTTTCCGCGCTGAGCAAACAAGGGGTCGAAGAAGTGGCGCAGTTGCTCTGGCAATGGACCCGCCCCGAGTCGAACGCTACGGCGACTCCCGAGTCTGCACCGCCAGCGCCGCCCGAAGAGGCCTGA
- a CDS encoding biotin transporter BioY, protein MPETLSRERSHAMVQVALFAALTAVLGLIPKLDLPFGVPITLQSLGPMLAGCFLGARRGFQAMLLFELAVAAGLPLLAGGRGGLGAFAAPTSGYLVGFMLAAAATGLLMGRLPRATPLHAAISAFVASAVGGVLLLHASGILGLMQFAALPLQKALLLDLAFVPGDLLKCAVCAIVVHAVAKAMPDWPLGGGRR, encoded by the coding sequence ATGCCCGAGACCCTGAGCCGCGAGCGCTCCCATGCGATGGTGCAGGTCGCTCTGTTTGCCGCGCTGACGGCGGTGCTGGGCCTGATTCCCAAGCTGGACTTGCCGTTTGGCGTGCCCATCACGCTGCAGTCGCTCGGGCCCATGCTGGCCGGTTGCTTTCTCGGGGCGCGGCGCGGCTTTCAGGCCATGCTCTTGTTCGAGCTTGCCGTGGCGGCCGGCCTGCCGCTGCTGGCGGGCGGACGCGGCGGGCTGGGGGCGTTTGCCGCGCCCACTTCGGGCTACCTCGTCGGCTTCATGCTGGCGGCGGCTGCCACGGGGCTGTTGATGGGCAGATTGCCGCGCGCCACGCCACTGCACGCGGCCATCAGCGCCTTCGTGGCATCGGCCGTCGGGGGTGTGCTGCTCTTGCACGCGAGCGGCATCCTCGGGCTGATGCAGTTTGCCGCCCTGCCGCTGCAAAAGGCTTTGCTGCTGGACCTGGCCTTCGTGCCGGGCGATCTGCTCAAGTGCGCGGTCTGCGCGATAGTGGTGCATGCCGTGGCCAAGGCCATGCCGGATTGGCCGCTGGGGGGCGGGCGGCGCTGA
- a CDS encoding lysophospholipid acyltransferase family protein, translated as MTRLAIASLNLLGRLPLPWLRALGSGVGRLLFVLARPRREVALRNLQLCFPDVPEAQRRAWARASFVAFCQTFLDRGWLWSGPEALVRARVKLTGAVAELDEPVPIIVFAPHFYGMDAGGLALPLRSRREFTSIYTANPDPVLDAWLTAGRQRFGASRMLNRAEGVKPIISCLRKGGLLYLLPDMDHGAAGSLFVPFFAVPDAATLPSLSRFARLGRAKVLALYTRITPEGYEAHLTPAWQDFPSDDVAADTARMNRELEAAIRTMPAQYYWVHRRFKTRPPGQESVYR; from the coding sequence ATGACGCGACTGGCGATCGCCAGCCTCAATCTGCTCGGGCGCCTGCCGCTGCCCTGGCTGCGCGCTCTGGGCAGCGGCGTCGGGCGCCTGCTCTTCGTGCTGGCGCGGCCGCGGCGCGAAGTGGCGCTGCGCAATCTGCAGCTGTGCTTTCCCGATGTGCCCGAAGCGCAGCGCCGCGCCTGGGCGCGCGCTTCTTTCGTGGCTTTCTGCCAGACCTTTCTGGACCGCGGCTGGCTGTGGAGCGGCCCTGAAGCGCTGGTGCGCGCGCGCGTCAAGCTCACCGGCGCGGTCGCCGAGCTCGACGAGCCTGTGCCCATCATCGTGTTCGCGCCGCACTTCTATGGCATGGACGCGGGTGGTCTGGCGCTGCCGCTGCGCAGCCGGCGCGAGTTCACTTCGATCTATACCGCCAACCCCGATCCGGTGCTCGACGCCTGGCTCACCGCCGGGCGCCAGCGCTTTGGCGCCTCGCGCATGCTCAACCGCGCCGAAGGGGTCAAGCCCATCATCAGCTGCCTGCGCAAGGGCGGGCTGTTGTACCTGCTGCCGGACATGGACCACGGCGCGGCAGGTTCGCTCTTCGTGCCCTTCTTTGCCGTGCCCGATGCCGCCACGCTGCCTTCGCTGTCGCGCTTTGCGCGCCTGGGTCGGGCCAAGGTGCTGGCGCTGTACACGCGCATCACGCCCGAGGGTTACGAGGCCCATCTGACGCCCGCCTGGCAGGACTTTCCCAGTGACGACGTGGCGGCGGATACCGCGCGCATGAACCGCGAGCTGGAGGCCGCGATCCGCACCATGCCGGCGCAGTATTACTGGGTGCACCGCCGCTTCAAGACCCGCCCGCCCGGGCAGGAGTCGGTGTACCGCTGA
- a CDS encoding lysophospholipid acyltransferase family protein, which translates to MPLILRLLSLLPLWLLHGLGALLGWMVFALSPTYRRRFIAHAQQAGYSLRSVGSAVGHAGRMVAEAPRLWLRAALPRCEVRGAECVERAWAAGRGIVFLTPHIGCFELSVQEGARRWAPAHGPFTILYRPARQAWLAQVLAQARQRPGIRAVPTSLQGVRQMIKALRSGAAVGLLPDQVPPRGMGVWAPFFGREAYTMTLAARLVQQTGAAVVLARCERLRLGRGYVLHLQALEQALSPELDVAVRQINAALEAQIRQCPQQYLWGYGRYKQPREPEVAA; encoded by the coding sequence ATGCCCCTGATCCTTCGTCTCTTGTCTCTGCTGCCGCTGTGGTTGCTGCACGGCCTGGGCGCGCTGCTGGGCTGGATGGTGTTTGCGCTGTCGCCCACTTATCGGCGCCGCTTCATCGCGCATGCGCAGCAGGCCGGCTATTCGCTGCGCAGCGTCGGCTCGGCGGTGGGCCACGCCGGGCGCATGGTGGCCGAGGCGCCGCGGCTGTGGCTGCGCGCGGCGCTGCCGCGCTGCGAGGTGCGCGGGGCCGAATGCGTGGAGCGGGCATGGGCCGCGGGGCGGGGCATCGTCTTCCTCACGCCGCACATCGGCTGCTTCGAGCTGTCGGTGCAAGAGGGCGCGCGCCGCTGGGCGCCGGCGCACGGGCCGTTCACCATCCTGTACCGGCCGGCGCGCCAGGCCTGGCTCGCGCAGGTGCTGGCCCAGGCGCGCCAGCGCCCGGGCATACGCGCCGTGCCTACCAGTCTTCAAGGGGTGCGCCAGATGATCAAGGCCTTGCGCAGCGGCGCCGCCGTGGGCTTGCTGCCCGACCAGGTGCCGCCCCGGGGCATGGGCGTATGGGCGCCGTTTTTCGGCCGTGAAGCCTACACCATGACACTGGCTGCGCGGCTGGTGCAGCAGACCGGCGCGGCCGTGGTCCTGGCGCGCTGCGAGCGCCTGCGCCTGGGGCGCGGCTATGTGCTGCACCTGCAGGCGCTGGAGCAGGCACTGTCTCCCGAGCTGGATGTGGCCGTGCGCCAGATCAATGCCGCGCTGGAAGCGCAGATCCGGCAATGCCCGCAGCAATACCTGTGGGGTTATGGGCGCTACAAACAGCCGCGCGAGCCAGAGGTGGCCGCTTGA